One Ethanoligenens harbinense YUAN-3 genomic window carries:
- a CDS encoding carbohydrate ABC transporter permease — protein sequence MNRPLQSSRIDRKNRTFLAILIPIMALFFLFNTLPLLQGFSYSFTNFRGFGSYNFVGLRNFVNLFQDGRIGHSYQFTFLFAVVTTILVNVLSLILALGLNAKIRIKSTLRGIYFIPAVLGGLVVGYIFNFFFTYILPTLGKTLGSTALGSSLLSNPKLAWIAIVVVVAWQAIAMNTIIYISGLQTVPQDVYEAGALDGATGWKQFQNLTLPLIMPFVTINMVLCMKNFLMVFDQIMSLTQGGPAQSTEPISYLIYNNGLGGGQFGYQSANAVLFFVVIVAISVFQLKFLGDREEQL from the coding sequence ATGAATCGTCCATTGCAATCCAGCCGCATCGACCGTAAGAACCGGACATTTCTGGCCATACTCATTCCGATCATGGCCCTGTTCTTCCTGTTTAACACGCTGCCGCTTTTACAGGGGTTTTCTTATAGCTTTACCAATTTCAGGGGATTCGGCAGCTATAATTTCGTGGGTCTGCGCAATTTCGTCAATTTGTTTCAGGACGGCCGCATCGGCCATTCGTATCAGTTTACATTTCTGTTTGCGGTAGTGACCACTATCCTCGTCAATGTGCTCAGCCTTATTCTGGCGCTGGGGCTAAACGCGAAGATCCGCATCAAATCCACCCTCCGGGGCATCTACTTCATTCCCGCCGTGCTCGGAGGTCTGGTGGTCGGCTACATTTTTAACTTCTTTTTTACGTATATCCTGCCGACACTGGGCAAAACATTGGGCAGCACGGCGCTGGGTTCCAGCCTCTTATCCAATCCCAAATTAGCCTGGATTGCGATCGTGGTTGTGGTCGCATGGCAGGCAATCGCCATGAATACAATCATCTATATTTCCGGTTTGCAGACGGTTCCGCAGGATGTATATGAAGCAGGCGCGCTGGACGGCGCGACCGGTTGGAAACAGTTTCAAAACCTCACGCTTCCTTTAATCATGCCGTTTGTGACCATCAACATGGTTTTGTGCATGAAAAATTTCCTAATGGTGTTTGACCAAATCATGTCCCTCACGCAAGGCGGGCCGGCGCAGAGCACCGAGCCGATTTCCTATCTGATATACAACAATGGCTTGGGCGGCGGACAGTTCGGTTATCAAAGTGCAAACGCCGTGCTTTTCTTTGTGGTGATCGTGGCCATTTCCGTGTTTCAACTAAAATTTCTGGGAGACAGGGAGGAACAGCTATGA
- a CDS encoding AraC family transcriptional regulator: MGTSIKDYYLAPGEPSPLGIQVLHAGEQNCPPGHCFGYAIRTHYLLHYVVNGCGEYRVNHKTYLLKEGDGFLILPGASTFYKAADTDPWIYRWVGFNGKSAKKILNDVGLNENCLLFHCEMDDYINNCLIYLKESCQIASGNDLVRTGYLLLILGKLKGQRVLAESESHEGKNNRFHNASKYIQSNYMRNIKITDISNFVGVDRSQLYRIFQETVHLSPKEYLNNYRLDCAGILIHTTDMSFNEIASSVGFEYSSHFSKLFKEHFGITPSEYKRRNN, translated from the coding sequence TTGGGAACTTCGATTAAAGATTACTATTTGGCACCCGGCGAACCATCACCGCTGGGTATACAGGTCTTGCATGCGGGGGAGCAAAACTGTCCTCCTGGGCATTGCTTTGGTTATGCTATCAGGACGCATTACCTGCTTCACTATGTGGTAAATGGGTGCGGTGAATATCGTGTCAACCATAAAACATATCTGCTGAAAGAAGGAGATGGTTTTCTAATATTACCTGGCGCCAGCACATTTTACAAAGCAGCAGATACTGACCCATGGATTTACCGATGGGTGGGTTTTAACGGAAAATCGGCTAAAAAAATTTTAAATGATGTAGGGCTAAACGAAAATTGCCTGTTGTTTCATTGTGAAATGGACGATTACATAAATAATTGTCTCATTTATTTGAAAGAATCCTGCCAAATTGCTTCTGGGAACGATTTGGTTCGGACGGGGTATCTGCTGTTGATTTTGGGAAAATTAAAAGGGCAACGCGTACTTGCAGAATCCGAATCTCATGAAGGTAAAAACAATCGCTTTCATAACGCTTCCAAGTATATTCAATCTAATTACATGCGAAATATTAAGATTACCGACATTTCCAACTTTGTTGGTGTAGACCGTTCACAGCTCTATCGTATTTTTCAAGAAACGGTGCACCTATCGCCCAAAGAATACTTGAATAATTATCGATTGGATTGTGCAGGTATTTTGATTCATACCACCGATATGTCTTTTAATGAAATAGCGAGCTCTGTCGGCTTTGAATATAGCTCTCATTTTTCCAAACTTTTTAAAGAGCATTTCGGTATCACACCCTCTGAATATAAAAGGAGAAATAATTGA
- a CDS encoding alpha-galactosidase, whose amino-acid sequence MPITFDQKNGIFHLRNTQVSYVLQVTKEGYLLHRYWGKAVCTYRESASLVFLDRGFSPNPTSDDRTFSLDTLPMEYPSYGSGDFRTPAFEAAFADGSAVTDLRYASHRVVAGKPGLPGLPATYVETAAEAQTLEITVKDVLSGLEAVLSYTVFEQGGAITRSVRFQNSGKAPVRLLRVLSASIDFSDDVFELLTLDGAHANERNVTRRRLTPGTQLVDSCRGASSHQHNPFIALLRPNTDENTGEAYGFNLVYSGNFLAQAQVDQFHTARVSIGINPFDFEWLLRPGESFQSPEAVLVYSEAGLDGLSQVYHKLYRERLCGGKFRDALRPVLLNSWEAAYFNFDADSILKLAQEAKDVGIELVVLDDGWFGKRDDDNSSLGDWVIYHKKLPEGLDGLGKRIHELGLQFGLWFEPEMVSENSDLYRAHPDWCLHVNGRPHTRGRNQLVLDLSREDVCTYIVDAVCDILSSAPIDYVKWDMNRHMTEVGSAKLPPERQRETAHRYILGLYRVMDAITSRFPDVLFESCSGGGGRFDPAILYYMPQTWTSDNTDAVCRLKIQYGTSIIYPPSTICSHVSVSPNEQVGRITPLQTRGYVAMSGNFGYELDLGKLSKTEKAEVSCQIALYKEIRPLIQFGKQHRLLSPFEGNETAWLYVSQDGSEALAFYFKVLAQPAVPIRILRLKGLDPSEQYRDLGSNKVFGGDELMYIGLTVPIENGDFISTIWHFKQI is encoded by the coding sequence ATGCCGATTACATTCGATCAAAAAAATGGAATTTTTCATCTACGCAACACCCAAGTCAGCTATGTGCTGCAAGTGACCAAAGAAGGGTATCTCCTGCACCGATATTGGGGCAAAGCTGTTTGTACATATCGTGAGAGCGCGTCCCTTGTATTCTTGGACAGGGGATTTTCCCCAAACCCTACGTCGGATGACCGCACGTTTTCACTGGACACTTTACCGATGGAATATCCATCGTATGGCAGCGGTGATTTCCGCACACCGGCCTTTGAAGCGGCTTTCGCAGATGGGTCTGCCGTAACCGATCTGCGGTATGCGTCGCACCGCGTTGTCGCGGGCAAACCGGGACTGCCGGGATTGCCGGCCACCTATGTCGAGACTGCCGCCGAAGCACAGACACTGGAGATCACGGTGAAAGATGTGCTTTCCGGCTTGGAAGCGGTGCTTTCCTACACCGTTTTTGAGCAAGGAGGCGCAATCACGCGTAGCGTGCGATTCCAAAACAGCGGCAAAGCCCCCGTGCGGCTACTGCGCGTACTGAGCGCAAGCATTGATTTTTCAGACGATGTGTTTGAACTGCTCACGCTGGATGGCGCGCATGCCAACGAGCGAAACGTCACTCGCCGCCGCCTGACACCCGGCACCCAATTGGTGGACAGCTGTCGTGGGGCCAGCAGCCACCAGCATAATCCCTTTATCGCGCTGCTGCGGCCGAATACCGACGAGAACACCGGTGAAGCATACGGATTCAACCTCGTATACAGCGGCAACTTTCTTGCACAGGCGCAGGTAGATCAGTTCCACACGGCGCGCGTTTCCATCGGGATCAATCCGTTCGATTTCGAGTGGCTGCTCCGGCCTGGAGAATCGTTCCAATCGCCGGAAGCAGTGCTGGTCTATTCAGAGGCCGGACTGGACGGACTGTCGCAGGTCTACCACAAGCTGTACCGCGAGAGGCTGTGCGGGGGGAAATTTCGCGATGCCCTGCGACCTGTTCTGCTCAACAGTTGGGAAGCCGCTTACTTTAATTTTGATGCCGACAGCATCTTGAAGCTGGCGCAGGAAGCAAAAGATGTGGGCATTGAACTGGTGGTGCTGGACGACGGTTGGTTCGGAAAACGTGACGATGACAATTCCTCCCTCGGCGACTGGGTGATCTACCACAAAAAGCTGCCGGAAGGCCTGGATGGGTTGGGCAAACGCATCCATGAGCTGGGTTTGCAGTTCGGCCTTTGGTTTGAACCGGAAATGGTCAGCGAAAACAGCGACCTCTACCGTGCGCATCCGGACTGGTGCCTGCATGTGAACGGGCGGCCGCACACCCGAGGACGCAATCAGCTGGTACTCGACCTTTCACGCGAAGATGTCTGCACATATATCGTGGATGCGGTATGCGATATTCTTTCCAGTGCCCCCATTGACTATGTCAAATGGGACATGAACCGCCATATGACGGAAGTAGGCTCGGCCAAGCTTCCACCCGAGCGCCAGCGTGAAACGGCGCACCGCTATATACTGGGACTTTACCGTGTGATGGATGCGATCACCTCCCGTTTTCCGGATGTGCTGTTTGAAAGCTGCTCCGGCGGCGGCGGCCGTTTTGACCCCGCCATCTTGTACTACATGCCGCAGACCTGGACGAGTGACAACACGGATGCCGTTTGCCGCTTGAAGATTCAGTACGGCACCAGCATTATTTACCCGCCAAGCACTATTTGCTCCCATGTCTCTGTTTCGCCAAACGAGCAGGTCGGACGCATCACCCCGTTGCAAACGCGAGGATACGTCGCCATGTCCGGTAATTTCGGATACGAACTGGATCTGGGCAAACTTTCTAAAACAGAGAAAGCGGAGGTTAGCTGCCAGATAGCTCTTTACAAAGAGATACGGCCGCTCATTCAGTTTGGAAAGCAGCATCGTTTGCTCAGCCCGTTTGAAGGCAATGAAACCGCGTGGTTGTATGTCTCGCAGGATGGCAGTGAAGCACTGGCATTTTATTTCAAGGTGCTTGCCCAACCGGCTGTTCCGATTCGCATCCTGCGTCTGAAAGGCCTTGACCCGTCTGAGCAGTACCGCGATTTGGGAAGTAACAAGGTATTCGGCGGCGACGAACTGATGTATATCGGCTTAACCGTTCCAATAGAAAACGGCGATTTCATAAGCACGATCTGGCATTTTAAGCAAATATAG
- a CDS encoding YdcF family protein, whose protein sequence is MKLLQILSAISRIIVGLLLLLTASPNLYTKLKILESFVPLFVPLGLLLLLSVLVFPFLTPKLKISRVFRRFLWSVSLLCMAIVCWMAVSFTAIILVGRGSTPPAGATVVVLGEGSYKGVPDFNQLIGITAAGNYLRTHPSAMCIASGGVTTDISPADATAIRDVLISQYQISSDRIFVENQSRTTHENMLYSKKIIQAHGLSRNIAVAAPAFHLLRAEMIARRMGLVPYGLPGKVYPQQQWPNYVRELFAFPKSFLLD, encoded by the coding sequence ATGAAATTGCTTCAAATTTTATCAGCCATCTCCCGAATTATCGTTGGGTTACTCCTCCTTCTCACCGCCTCACCTAACCTATACACAAAGCTAAAGATCCTAGAATCCTTTGTTCCCCTTTTTGTCCCCCTTGGGCTTCTGCTTTTGCTATCCGTGCTGGTCTTTCCTTTCCTAACCCCGAAGCTTAAAATCTCCCGGGTGTTTCGTCGCTTTCTGTGGTCGGTTTCGCTTCTCTGCATGGCAATCGTCTGCTGGATGGCCGTCTCTTTCACAGCGATCATACTGGTTGGCCGCGGCAGCACGCCTCCCGCAGGCGCTACGGTAGTTGTACTCGGTGAGGGTTCGTACAAAGGAGTCCCAGACTTTAATCAGTTAATCGGCATCACCGCTGCCGGTAACTATCTGCGCACACATCCTTCCGCCATGTGCATTGCCAGCGGCGGTGTGACAACCGACATCAGTCCCGCTGACGCAACCGCCATCCGCGACGTCCTCATTTCGCAATACCAAATTTCCTCCGACCGCATTTTTGTCGAAAATCAGTCGCGCACCACTCATGAAAATATGCTGTATTCCAAGAAAATCATTCAGGCGCATGGGCTCTCGCGCAATATCGCGGTGGCGGCGCCGGCGTTTCACCTGCTGCGCGCCGAGATGATCGCGCGGCGCATGGGGCTTGTGCCGTATGGCTTGCCCGGCAAGGTGTATCCGCAACAGCAGTGGCCAAATTATGTTCGCGAGCTGTTTGCTTTCCCCAAAAGCTTTCTGTTGGATTGA
- the gtfA gene encoding sucrose phosphorylase: protein MPVKNQVMLITYPDSLGRNLKDLRAILKRYFDGVVGGVHILPFFPSSGDRGFSPVTYKKVSPEFGTFEDIGALAQEYYLMFDYMLNHISAQSAYYQDFLKNKDASLWKDLFIRYKIFWKNSFPTQEQVDVIYKRKPRAPYVDAHFTDGTEEKVWCTFSEEQIDLNVRSTVTKRFNRNNLEFLVKQGASIIRLDALAYVTKRPGTSCFFIEPDIWNILNEYSEILKPFHVDILPEIHEHYSIQLKLAEHGNWVYDFSLPMLVLHALYSGLAERLVHWLEICPRKQFTTLDTHDGIGVVDVKSLLTDKEIDFTIKALYEHGANIKQKYSSAEYNNLDIYQINCTYYSALGNDDAAYLLARVIQLFAPGIPQVYYVGMLAGKNDVDLLGRTKEGRNINRHYYTEEEIATETQRPLLKKLFRLMRFRNSYGAFEGTVSISRQVEPNCFAIHWENSELWTELYVDLAEKKFSVQYFDERRGTDVEFLV from the coding sequence ATGCCTGTAAAAAATCAAGTCATGCTGATCACCTATCCAGATAGCTTAGGGCGAAATCTCAAAGATCTGCGCGCTATACTCAAACGATATTTCGATGGCGTTGTTGGGGGTGTGCATATTCTTCCGTTTTTCCCATCCAGCGGTGATCGTGGTTTTTCTCCCGTAACATATAAGAAAGTCTCCCCAGAATTCGGCACATTTGAAGACATTGGCGCGCTGGCACAGGAATATTATTTGATGTTTGATTATATGCTCAATCACATTTCTGCGCAAAGCGCCTATTATCAGGATTTTTTAAAAAACAAGGATGCATCTCTCTGGAAAGATTTGTTTATCCGATATAAAATTTTTTGGAAAAATAGCTTTCCCACGCAGGAACAGGTGGATGTCATTTACAAGCGCAAACCCCGTGCCCCATATGTTGATGCACACTTCACGGATGGCACCGAAGAAAAAGTTTGGTGTACGTTCAGCGAGGAACAAATTGATTTAAATGTGAGAAGCACTGTTACCAAACGCTTTAACCGCAATAACCTGGAATTTCTCGTCAAACAGGGGGCTTCTATCATTCGGTTGGACGCATTGGCCTATGTGACTAAAAGGCCGGGTACCAGTTGCTTTTTTATTGAACCCGATATCTGGAATATTCTGAATGAATACAGTGAAATTCTCAAGCCGTTTCATGTAGATATCCTGCCTGAAATTCATGAGCATTACAGCATCCAGTTGAAGCTGGCCGAGCATGGTAACTGGGTCTATGACTTTTCCTTGCCCATGCTTGTATTACACGCATTGTATTCCGGCCTCGCAGAACGGTTGGTACACTGGCTTGAAATATGCCCCCGCAAGCAGTTTACGACTTTGGATACACATGATGGCATCGGCGTGGTGGATGTCAAAAGCTTGTTAACCGATAAAGAAATTGATTTCACAATCAAGGCGCTGTATGAACATGGTGCGAATATAAAACAAAAATACAGTTCCGCCGAATATAACAATCTGGATATTTACCAGATCAACTGCACTTATTATTCTGCGCTGGGAAACGACGACGCTGCTTACTTATTGGCACGTGTTATTCAGTTGTTTGCTCCGGGTATCCCACAGGTGTATTATGTGGGGATGCTGGCGGGCAAAAACGATGTTGACTTGTTAGGGCGCACCAAAGAAGGCCGTAATATCAATCGGCACTATTATACAGAGGAAGAAATCGCAACTGAAACACAGCGCCCGCTGCTAAAAAAACTGTTTCGTCTTATGCGTTTCCGGAACAGTTACGGTGCGTTTGAGGGAACTGTCTCCATCTCTCGGCAAGTAGAGCCAAACTGTTTTGCGATCCACTGGGAAAATAGCGAACTTTGGACCGAACTGTATGTTGATTTGGCGGAAAAAAAGTTTTCCGTGCAGTATTTCGACGAACGGAGAGGAACAGACGTAGAATTTTTGGTCTGA
- a CDS encoding carbohydrate ABC transporter permease, whose translation MNINHSVKIRNHRTNWPVTILLTIGCVTIFFPLYMTVIIAFKKPSEMTNDILGALLPPVKWSLSNFSEAMKVTNFWQSLGCSVLITLCTVALSIVIHSLAGYVIGRNMARKKFYKFAYFYMISGMFVPFAILMMPEIKQTAMLHLANWGGVIVLYVVFYMPMNLLLYVGYLKNIPMALEEAAYVDGASVWTTYWRVIFPNMIPMHATVAVLTALGAWNDVMTPLVLMGGSGANTLPLAQLNFQNQFSTNYNLAFASYLLALIPILIFYLFCQKWIINGVVNGAVK comes from the coding sequence ATGAATATCAACCATTCTGTAAAAATCAGAAATCATCGCACCAACTGGCCGGTCACGATTCTGCTCACCATCGGCTGTGTCACCATCTTTTTTCCGCTTTACATGACGGTCATCATCGCTTTCAAAAAACCTTCCGAGATGACCAACGATATTCTCGGCGCCCTGCTTCCGCCCGTTAAATGGAGTCTATCCAATTTTTCGGAAGCCATGAAAGTGACGAACTTCTGGCAATCGCTTGGCTGCAGCGTATTGATTACGTTGTGCACGGTCGCTCTTTCCATTGTGATCCATTCTCTTGCCGGTTACGTAATCGGCCGGAATATGGCCCGCAAAAAGTTTTATAAATTTGCTTATTTCTACATGATCAGCGGCATGTTTGTGCCGTTTGCGATCCTGATGATGCCTGAGATCAAGCAGACCGCCATGCTGCATTTGGCAAACTGGGGCGGCGTCATCGTTCTCTATGTCGTGTTTTATATGCCAATGAACCTGTTGCTTTATGTTGGTTATCTGAAAAACATTCCGATGGCACTGGAAGAAGCGGCTTATGTGGACGGCGCGAGCGTCTGGACAACATATTGGCGGGTTATTTTCCCGAATATGATCCCAATGCATGCGACCGTTGCGGTTTTAACCGCATTGGGCGCATGGAACGACGTGATGACGCCACTGGTGCTGATGGGCGGAAGCGGCGCCAATACCCTGCCGCTGGCACAGCTCAATTTCCAAAATCAATTCAGTACAAACTACAATCTGGCATTTGCTTCGTATCTGCTGGCCCTTATCCCCATCTTGATTTTTTATTTATTCTGTCAGAAGTGGATTATTAACGGTGTGGTTAACGGTGCCGTCAAGTGA
- a CDS encoding galactokinase: MELLQIKKEIQESRLDQTLGLLYGEATVHAQRKRYLDALNAFAQLYGGGDVQILSVPGRSEIGGNHTDHNHGRVLACAVDLDVIAVARKSGNTQIRLQSEGFGMDKLSIQTLRPVENEHFTSKALIRGTAARLQTLGYTVGGFDAYITSNVLKGSGLSSSAAFEVMCANIFSHLFNGGKIDTVTMAKTGQYAKREFFGKPCGLMDQMASAVGGFISIDFADPENPLVQKIDLDMAQTGYTLCIIDTAGNHADLNADYASIQSEMKAVATLLGHTVLRKCNEEQFFTRLPEIRAKLGDRAVLRALHFFGDNARVSGEVEALRSGNFQAFLNLVIQSGRSSFQYLQNVYSIQDPRQQGLSLALALSEKILEKNGAWRVHGGGFAGTIQAFVPNKPADVYTAEMNRVFGEHACYRLRVRPVGAVRVSE; this comes from the coding sequence ATGGAACTTTTGCAAATTAAAAAAGAGATTCAGGAGAGCAGGCTGGATCAAACATTGGGCCTCCTTTATGGAGAAGCCACCGTTCACGCACAGCGCAAACGGTATCTGGACGCGCTGAATGCGTTTGCGCAGCTTTATGGCGGCGGGGACGTGCAGATTTTGAGTGTTCCGGGTCGCAGCGAGATAGGCGGCAACCACACCGACCATAACCATGGGCGCGTGCTGGCATGCGCCGTGGATCTGGACGTGATCGCAGTGGCCAGAAAGTCCGGAAATACACAGATACGGTTGCAATCCGAAGGGTTTGGAATGGATAAATTGAGCATTCAAACGCTCCGGCCGGTGGAGAATGAACACTTTACATCCAAAGCGCTCATCCGGGGGACAGCCGCACGTTTGCAAACACTGGGTTACACCGTTGGTGGATTCGACGCATATATAACTTCCAATGTCTTAAAGGGAAGCGGCCTTTCTTCCTCGGCGGCTTTTGAAGTGATGTGCGCCAACATTTTCAGCCACCTGTTCAACGGCGGCAAGATCGACACCGTCACTATGGCCAAAACGGGCCAGTATGCCAAGCGGGAATTTTTCGGCAAGCCCTGTGGACTAATGGATCAGATGGCGAGTGCGGTCGGTGGCTTTATTTCTATCGATTTCGCCGACCCGGAAAACCCATTGGTACAAAAGATCGATTTGGATATGGCGCAAACCGGCTATACGCTCTGCATCATCGACACGGCGGGCAACCACGCCGACCTCAATGCGGATTATGCGTCCATCCAGTCGGAAATGAAAGCCGTTGCCACTCTGCTGGGACATACCGTACTGCGGAAGTGCAACGAGGAACAGTTCTTCACGCGCCTGCCGGAAATCCGTGCAAAACTGGGAGACCGCGCGGTTCTGCGTGCGCTCCATTTCTTTGGAGACAACGCGCGCGTATCCGGGGAAGTGGAAGCACTGCGCAGTGGGAACTTTCAAGCGTTCCTTAATCTGGTGATACAATCCGGCCGTTCCTCATTTCAATATCTCCAAAATGTCTATTCGATCCAAGATCCCAGACAACAGGGATTATCGCTCGCACTCGCGCTTTCTGAAAAAATTCTGGAGAAAAACGGCGCATGGCGTGTGCATGGCGGCGGATTTGCCGGAACGATCCAGGCATTTGTGCCCAATAAACCGGCAGACGTTTATACGGCCGAAATGAACCGTGTTTTTGGAGAGCATGCGTGCTACCGGTTACGAGTGCGTCCGGTCGGCGCCGTACGTGTCTCGGAATAA
- a CDS encoding ABC transporter substrate-binding protein — translation MKNDLNRMLSMVLCAGLILGTVIFSVGCQSTSGKVTVELFQYKPEAVKTFQAIAKKFNAENPDINLIVTSPNDAITILKTRLIKNDLPDIIGIGGDINYSNFLDADMLLNISDYKGLDTIKDAYKEMDKQLELVPKEGVYAVPYAANASGILYNKQIFQQHGWTIPTTWDELIALCEKIKAAGITPFYFGMKDTWTTLAPWNAIAVDLVSPDICQHVNMGRATFQQAYSEVADKEKALLQYGQKDPFAYGYNDACTAFAKGQSAMFAIGSYAVPQITSVNPNLQLDSFVMPASNNAAQNKLNSGNDLQFSVMKSTKHKAACYRVLDFLLKDKTVQSYVDEQNAVPCKEGDFKMSSVLDSMQPYIKQGKMADYQDHHYPSEMSVDALIQTFLLGQSKEAFLSGFDKDWKRYNQDTIAKLQAYEAEHGAAASSSAS, via the coding sequence ATGAAAAACGACCTTAATCGTATGTTGTCCATGGTTTTGTGTGCCGGTTTGATTCTTGGCACCGTCATCTTTTCTGTCGGATGTCAAAGCACGAGTGGAAAAGTGACCGTAGAGCTGTTCCAGTATAAACCCGAAGCTGTCAAGACATTTCAGGCCATCGCAAAGAAATTCAATGCGGAAAACCCGGACATCAATTTAATCGTTACTTCTCCCAATGATGCCATCACCATACTGAAAACGCGGCTGATCAAAAACGACCTGCCTGACATCATCGGCATTGGAGGCGACATCAATTATTCCAATTTTCTGGATGCCGATATGTTGCTGAATATCAGCGATTACAAGGGTCTGGATACCATCAAGGATGCTTATAAGGAAATGGATAAGCAACTGGAACTGGTGCCAAAAGAAGGGGTGTATGCGGTGCCATACGCCGCTAATGCGTCCGGCATCCTGTATAACAAACAGATATTCCAGCAACATGGCTGGACAATTCCCACCACCTGGGATGAACTAATCGCCCTCTGTGAAAAAATCAAAGCCGCAGGAATCACTCCGTTTTATTTTGGCATGAAAGACACCTGGACCACGCTGGCCCCATGGAATGCCATTGCGGTAGATCTGGTATCTCCCGATATCTGTCAGCATGTCAATATGGGGAGAGCAACTTTTCAACAGGCTTACAGCGAAGTGGCCGACAAAGAAAAGGCGCTCCTGCAATATGGACAGAAAGACCCGTTTGCGTATGGCTACAACGATGCCTGCACCGCGTTTGCCAAGGGCCAATCCGCCATGTTCGCAATCGGCAGCTATGCCGTGCCGCAGATCACGTCCGTAAACCCAAACCTCCAGCTTGATTCGTTTGTGATGCCGGCCAGCAACAACGCAGCGCAAAACAAACTGAATTCCGGAAACGATTTGCAGTTCAGTGTGATGAAAAGCACCAAGCATAAAGCGGCCTGCTACCGGGTGCTCGATTTCCTGTTGAAAGACAAGACGGTGCAAAGCTATGTCGACGAACAAAATGCGGTTCCATGCAAAGAAGGAGATTTTAAAATGTCCTCTGTGCTCGACAGCATGCAGCCCTATATCAAGCAGGGGAAAATGGCGGATTATCAGGACCATCATTATCCTTCCGAAATGAGTGTGGATGCTTTGATTCAGACATTTCTGCTTGGCCAAAGCAAAGAGGCATTTTTATCGGGATTCGACAAAGACTGGAAACGTTACAACCAGGATACGATTGCCAAACTGCAGGCATACGAAGCAGAGCATGGTGCCGCAGCATCCAGTTCGGCGTCCTGA
- the galT gene encoding galactose-1-phosphate uridylyltransferase → MQSVNSEEFIMAELRWHPFIQDWIMIASSRQNRPQMPKDWCPFCPGSGKVPGRYDVLKYDNDFPALSQTPPEPDDVATDFFKVRPAYGKCEVILYSPEHTITLPELPVPHIRKLVDLWAERYDALRQDKKIKYVFIFENCGDVVGVTMPHPHGQIYGYSIVPKKLRLELEASEAYYNENSRCLFCDNLKAEQDFQKRIIFENDHFVCLLPFYTEYPYGVYLYSKRHTGAIVDFTDEERNALAAALKETAGTLDSLFGYKFPYMMCMHNAPVNYGDTSDYYHFHIEFFPPMRSETKQKFNASSETGAWAHCNPTCPEEKAEELRQAHERFLAQ, encoded by the coding sequence ATGCAATCTGTCAATTCGGAGGAATTTATTATGGCTGAACTTCGCTGGCATCCGTTTATTCAAGACTGGATCATGATTGCGTCATCCCGGCAGAACCGTCCGCAAATGCCAAAGGACTGGTGTCCATTTTGCCCGGGTTCCGGAAAGGTTCCCGGCCGGTATGACGTTTTGAAATATGACAATGACTTCCCCGCGCTTTCGCAGACCCCGCCGGAACCGGATGACGTGGCGACCGACTTTTTTAAGGTGCGACCGGCATATGGCAAATGCGAGGTCATCCTGTATTCTCCCGAGCACACGATCACTCTGCCGGAATTGCCGGTGCCGCACATCCGCAAACTGGTTGACCTTTGGGCGGAACGATATGACGCGCTGCGGCAAGATAAAAAAATCAAATATGTCTTTATTTTTGAAAACTGCGGCGATGTCGTGGGTGTAACCATGCCGCATCCACACGGACAGATTTACGGGTACTCAATCGTTCCGAAAAAACTACGTCTGGAACTGGAAGCGAGCGAAGCGTATTACAACGAAAACAGCCGCTGCCTGTTCTGCGACAACTTGAAAGCGGAACAAGATTTTCAAAAACGCATTATCTTTGAAAACGACCATTTTGTTTGCTTATTGCCGTTTTACACGGAATACCCATATGGTGTCTATTTATACAGCAAACGCCATACCGGCGCGATCGTGGATTTTACCGATGAAGAACGTAACGCGCTGGCTGCCGCGCTAAAAGAGACGGCCGGCACGCTGGACAGCCTGTTTGGTTACAAATTTCCATACATGATGTGCATGCACAATGCCCCGGTCAATTACGGGGATACCTCGGATTATTACCATTTTCATATCGAGTTTTTCCCGCCGATGCGTTCAGAAACAAAGCAGAAGTTCAATGCATCCAGCGAGACGGGCGCATGGGCACATTGTAACCCCACTTGCCCGGAAGAAAAAGCGGAAGAGCTCCGGCAGGCGCACGAACGTTTTCTTGCACAATAA